From one Mycolicibacterium sp. HK-90 genomic stretch:
- the mfd gene encoding transcription-repair coupling factor, with protein sequence MTAPGHNHVQTPIAGLVELALTDPSLQDVIRRAAERPADLALVGPASARVLVAAGLAQHGPLLVVAATGREADDLTAELRGVFGDSVALFPSWETLPHERLSPGVETVAARLLLLRRLAHPDDEKLGPPLRVVVTTTRSLLQPMAPDVVGTEPVTLTVGAEAEFDAVIARLVDLAYTRVDMVGKRGEFAVRGGILDVFPPTAEHPVRVEFWGDEISEMRMFSIADQRSIPEIPVQNVVAVPCRELLMTDDVRERAAVLAAEHPTHENSVPGSVPDMLAKLAEGIPVDGMEALLPLLHPVQPTTLTHHLPDGAPVLLCDPEKVRTRAADLIKTGQEFLEASWSTAAVGGDAPIDIEALGASGFVPFDQAREDAVAGGHPWWTLSQLPDEKATELDLRPSPSARSQQSLEEIFAMLRAHVATGGYAAVVTPGAGTAHRVVEQLGESDTPAGMLEPGAAPKAGVVGVLKGPLHDGVILQGANLVVITETDLTGNRVTASESKKLAAKRRNVVDPLALTAGDLVVHDQHGIGKFVEMTERVVGGARREYLVLEYASSKRGGGSDRLYVPMDSLDQLSRYVGGEAPSLSKLGGSDWANTKTKARKAVREIASELVALYAKRQSAPGHAFGPDTPWQNEMEDAFGFTETMDQLTAITEVKSDMEKPVPMDRVICGDVGYGKTEIAVRAAFKAVQDGKQVAVLVPTTLLADQHLQTFTNRMAGFPVTVKGLSRFTDPAESRQTMEGMADGSVDVVIGTHRLLQTGVTWKDLGLIIVDEEQRFGVEHKEHIKSMRTHVDVLTMSATPIPRTLEMSLAGIREMSTILTPPEERYPVLTYVGPHDDKQVAAALRRELLRDGQAFYIHNRVRTIDQAAARIRQLVPEARVVVAHGQMNEEMLEKTVEGFWNREYDILVCTTIVETGLDISNANTLIVERADTFGLSQLHQLRGRVGRSRERGYAYFLYPPNSPLTETAYDRLATIAQNNELGAGMAVAMKDLEIRGAGNVLGVEQSGHVAGVGFDLYVRLVGEAVEAYRAAADGKTVATPQEPKEVRVDLPVDAHLPPEYIGSDRLRLEGYRRLAAATDEDAIRAVVDELVDRYGPLPEPAQRLVAVARLRLLCREYGVTEIGAVSASTVKLSPMVLPDSAQLRLKRMYPGGHYRATTSTVQVPLPRAGDGVGAPRIRDLELVQWVAGLVLVLNGQTQGSVDMTAGLFSPA encoded by the coding sequence ATGACCGCACCGGGGCACAACCATGTCCAGACCCCGATCGCGGGTCTCGTCGAGCTGGCTTTAACCGATCCGTCCCTGCAGGACGTCATTCGTCGCGCCGCCGAGAGGCCCGCCGATCTCGCACTCGTCGGGCCGGCCAGTGCCCGCGTCCTGGTGGCCGCCGGGTTGGCCCAGCACGGTCCGTTGCTGGTGGTCGCCGCCACCGGTCGCGAGGCCGACGACCTGACCGCCGAACTGCGCGGCGTCTTCGGAGATTCCGTTGCGCTGTTCCCGTCCTGGGAGACGCTTCCGCACGAGCGGTTGTCCCCGGGTGTGGAGACGGTCGCGGCCCGGTTGTTGCTGCTGCGCCGGCTGGCCCATCCCGACGATGAGAAGTTGGGCCCGCCGCTGCGGGTGGTGGTGACCACCACCCGCTCGCTGCTGCAGCCGATGGCCCCCGACGTGGTCGGGACCGAGCCGGTCACCCTCACCGTCGGTGCCGAGGCCGAGTTCGACGCGGTCATCGCCCGGCTGGTCGACCTGGCCTACACCCGCGTCGACATGGTCGGCAAACGCGGCGAGTTTGCGGTCCGCGGCGGCATCCTCGACGTGTTCCCGCCCACGGCCGAGCACCCGGTCCGCGTCGAGTTCTGGGGCGACGAGATCTCCGAGATGCGGATGTTCTCGATCGCCGACCAGCGCTCGATTCCGGAGATCCCGGTGCAGAACGTCGTCGCGGTGCCGTGTCGCGAACTGCTGATGACCGACGATGTGCGTGAGCGCGCCGCCGTCCTCGCCGCCGAGCACCCCACCCACGAGAACAGCGTGCCGGGCAGCGTGCCCGACATGCTGGCCAAACTGGCCGAGGGCATCCCGGTCGACGGGATGGAAGCGCTGCTGCCGCTGCTGCATCCGGTGCAGCCGACGACGCTCACGCATCATCTGCCCGACGGGGCTCCGGTGCTGCTCTGCGACCCGGAAAAGGTGCGTACCCGCGCGGCCGACCTGATCAAGACCGGCCAGGAGTTCCTGGAGGCCTCGTGGTCGACGGCCGCGGTCGGCGGCGACGCACCGATCGACATCGAGGCGCTCGGGGCGTCCGGCTTCGTGCCGTTCGACCAGGCCCGTGAGGACGCCGTCGCCGGTGGGCACCCATGGTGGACGTTGAGCCAGCTGCCCGACGAGAAGGCCACCGAACTCGATCTGCGGCCCTCGCCCTCGGCCCGCAGCCAGCAGAGCCTCGAAGAGATCTTCGCGATGCTGCGCGCCCACGTGGCCACGGGCGGGTATGCCGCGGTGGTCACCCCAGGCGCCGGTACTGCGCACCGCGTCGTCGAGCAGCTCGGGGAATCCGACACTCCCGCAGGCATGTTGGAGCCCGGGGCGGCGCCCAAGGCCGGTGTGGTCGGGGTGCTCAAGGGCCCGCTGCACGACGGCGTGATCCTGCAGGGTGCGAACCTCGTGGTCATCACCGAGACCGATCTGACCGGTAACCGAGTCACGGCCTCGGAGAGCAAAAAGCTTGCGGCCAAACGCCGCAACGTCGTCGATCCGCTGGCGCTGACCGCAGGTGATCTCGTGGTGCACGATCAGCACGGCATCGGCAAGTTCGTCGAGATGACCGAGCGGGTGGTCGGCGGCGCCCGCCGCGAGTACCTGGTGCTGGAGTACGCGTCGTCCAAGCGGGGCGGCGGATCGGACCGGCTGTACGTGCCGATGGACTCGCTCGACCAGCTCTCCCGCTATGTCGGCGGTGAGGCGCCCTCCCTGTCGAAGCTTGGCGGCAGCGACTGGGCGAACACGAAGACAAAGGCGCGCAAGGCCGTTCGTGAAATCGCCAGCGAACTCGTCGCCCTGTACGCCAAGCGACAGTCGGCGCCCGGGCACGCGTTCGGTCCGGACACCCCATGGCAGAACGAGATGGAGGATGCGTTCGGCTTCACCGAGACCATGGATCAGTTGACCGCGATCACCGAGGTCAAATCCGATATGGAGAAGCCGGTTCCGATGGACCGGGTGATCTGTGGCGACGTGGGTTACGGCAAGACCGAGATCGCGGTGCGGGCGGCGTTCAAGGCCGTGCAGGACGGCAAGCAGGTCGCGGTGCTGGTGCCGACGACGCTGCTGGCCGACCAACATCTGCAGACCTTCACCAACCGGATGGCGGGCTTCCCGGTGACGGTCAAGGGGTTGTCGCGGTTCACCGATCCGGCCGAGTCCCGCCAAACCATGGAAGGCATGGCCGACGGCTCGGTCGACGTGGTGATCGGCACGCACCGGTTGCTGCAGACCGGCGTGACGTGGAAAGACCTGGGACTCATCATCGTTGACGAGGAGCAGCGGTTCGGCGTCGAACACAAAGAACACATCAAGTCGATGCGCACCCACGTCGACGTGCTCACCATGAGCGCCACCCCGATCCCGCGCACCCTTGAGATGAGCCTGGCCGGCATCCGCGAGATGTCGACGATTCTCACCCCGCCCGAGGAGCGCTACCCGGTGCTGACCTACGTCGGCCCCCACGACGACAAACAGGTGGCCGCGGCGCTACGCCGCGAGCTGCTGCGTGACGGGCAGGCCTTCTACATCCACAACCGGGTCCGCACCATCGATCAGGCCGCGGCCCGGATCCGCCAGCTGGTTCCCGAGGCCAGAGTGGTTGTGGCGCACGGCCAGATGAACGAGGAGATGCTGGAGAAGACCGTCGAAGGCTTCTGGAACCGCGAGTACGACATCCTGGTGTGCACCACGATCGTCGAGACCGGCCTGGACATTTCCAACGCCAACACGCTGATCGTCGAGCGCGCCGACACCTTCGGTTTGTCGCAGCTGCATCAGCTGCGAGGCCGGGTGGGGCGCAGCCGCGAACGCGGTTATGCGTACTTCCTGTACCCGCCGAACTCGCCGCTGACCGAGACGGCCTACGACCGGTTGGCCACCATCGCGCAGAACAACGAGTTGGGCGCGGGTATGGCCGTGGCCATGAAGGACCTGGAGATTCGCGGCGCGGGCAACGTGCTGGGCGTCGAGCAGTCCGGTCACGTCGCCGGGGTGGGTTTCGATCTCTACGTGCGGCTGGTCGGTGAGGCCGTCGAGGCCTACCGCGCCGCTGCTGACGGGAAAACCGTTGCCACCCCGCAGGAACCGAAAGAGGTCCGGGTCGATCTGCCGGTCGACGCACACCTGCCGCCGGAGTACATCGGCAGTGACCGGCTGCGGCTGGAGGGCTACCGGCGGCTCGCCGCGGCTACGGACGAGGATGCGATCAGGGCTGTCGTGGACGAGCTCGTCGACCGCTACGGTCCGCTGCCCGAACCCGCGCAGCGCCTGGTCGCGGTGGCCCGGTTGCGGCTGCTGTGCCGGGAGTACGGCGTCACCGAGATCGGTGCGGTGTCGGCCTCGACGGTGAAGCTGTCGCCGATGGTCCTGCCGGACTCCGCCCAGCTCAGGCTCAAGCGCATGTACCCCGGCGGGCATTATCGGGCCACCACGTCCACCGTGCAGGTGCCGCTGCCGCGTGCCGGCGACGGTGTCGGCGCGCCGCGCATTCGCGATCTTGAACTGGTTCAGTGGGTGGCCGGACTCGTGCTCGTGCTCAACGGGCAGACGCAGGGCAGCGTCGACATGACCGCGGGACTTTTTTCTCCCGCCTGA
- a CDS encoding alpha/beta hydrolase yields MTVTISTVTASNPAALSDSATQLRGKVEQLDMQISRQRQILTDLGDDWKGAAADAAIAGGNRNLERLEGLRSRLENIQIALKSGEANLTPLRTEILNIAKQAMSLGATVSDDGTVTASSSSKLMTPTLAAAYTSTLKSLLQQFGSVDEALASAVRMSASGNGDPIAGDLGDLPASPLKRDLESLKPPDGATDTEVNQWWDSLSDEERNRLIVERPEWVGNLDGVPGTARDLANRNRLGTLRNDPNLTAEERATLTEIDKALSEPDRQLLVVDFDGEHPKVALAIGNVDTADHVSVYVPGTGSITYDNPTDGNDLPAYIEQSTWLKTETERVLRDAKKADETVATVAWLGYEPPSNVVQATRPHYADDNAPALASFINGIDSSRDTDPHLTVLGHSYGSTLASEALQRGTAADDVVFMGSPGLETNPQQYRIDTTPSDLHLSEGHVYVEHSKGDWVANARIFGQTIPSDLPGFTDLSTNAEITPLGPRDESTGHSKYSFADTTALYNQAVVVANLGQDEHYVQAED; encoded by the coding sequence ATGACCGTCACGATCTCCACCGTCACCGCCAGCAACCCGGCCGCCTTGTCCGATTCCGCGACCCAATTGCGGGGCAAGGTCGAGCAGCTCGACATGCAGATCAGCCGGCAACGGCAGATCCTCACTGACCTTGGTGACGACTGGAAAGGCGCCGCGGCTGATGCGGCGATCGCCGGTGGCAACCGGAACCTCGAACGGTTGGAGGGTCTCCGGTCTCGACTGGAGAACATCCAGATCGCCCTGAAGTCCGGCGAAGCCAACCTCACACCGCTGCGCACCGAGATCCTCAACATCGCCAAGCAGGCGATGAGCCTCGGCGCCACCGTCAGCGATGACGGCACCGTCACCGCCTCGTCCTCCAGCAAGCTCATGACACCGACGCTGGCCGCCGCCTACACATCCACGTTGAAAAGTCTTCTGCAGCAGTTCGGCTCGGTCGACGAAGCGCTTGCCAGCGCTGTCAGAATGAGCGCATCGGGAAACGGCGATCCGATTGCAGGCGATCTGGGCGACCTGCCGGCCTCGCCGCTCAAGCGCGACCTCGAATCCCTCAAGCCACCTGACGGCGCCACCGACACCGAGGTCAACCAATGGTGGGACTCGTTGAGCGACGAGGAGCGAAACCGGCTGATCGTGGAGCGGCCAGAATGGGTTGGAAATCTCGACGGAGTGCCTGGCACCGCGCGCGACCTGGCCAATCGCAACCGGCTGGGCACACTGCGCAACGATCCGAATCTGACTGCAGAAGAACGGGCCACGCTGACCGAGATCGACAAAGCGTTGTCCGAACCGGATCGTCAGCTACTGGTTGTGGACTTCGATGGCGAGCATCCCAAGGTGGCGCTGGCGATCGGCAACGTCGATACGGCTGATCACGTCAGCGTGTACGTGCCGGGCACTGGTTCGATTACGTACGACAATCCGACAGACGGCAACGATCTGCCTGCTTACATCGAGCAGTCGACCTGGCTCAAGACCGAAACCGAGCGAGTGCTGAGGGACGCCAAGAAGGCAGACGAAACCGTCGCCACGGTCGCTTGGCTCGGCTACGAGCCCCCGTCGAACGTCGTCCAAGCCACCCGACCGCACTACGCCGACGACAACGCACCCGCATTGGCATCATTCATCAATGGCATCGACAGCTCCCGCGACACCGACCCGCATTTGACTGTGCTGGGTCATTCGTACGGGTCGACACTCGCCAGCGAAGCACTTCAGCGAGGCACTGCCGCCGACGACGTCGTGTTTATGGGTTCGCCCGGCCTAGAAACCAACCCACAGCAGTACCGCATCGACACCACACCGTCGGATCTCCACCTGTCCGAGGGACATGTCTATGTCGAGCACTCGAAGGGCGACTGGGTGGCCAACGCGAGAATCTTCGGGCAGACAATTCCTTCAGATCTGCCTGGGTTCACCGACCTGTCCACCAATGCCGAAATCACACCACTAGGTCCGCGAGACGAATCGACGGGTCATAGCAAGTACTCGTTCGCCGACACGACTGCGCTCTACAACCAGGCGGTCGTGGTGGCAAATCTGGGTCAAGATGAGCACTACGTACAAGCGGAGGACTGA
- a CDS encoding LppA family lipoprotein has protein sequence MGRIIIAVTLTIVLAGCGHIFDTMPPVKGEGDYGYGVPEELEPLLARRDAEEVLADRDRMTTEVTTELSRIVPGGNWLRDSEGTRTPCGEFGSTDGKIDFGPHYFSQIPVPASLWPSASQAVVDIAAKYGYTDVTSRTENATDEVHKNLTIRDADGGRLAFGSLEASTLQVTTGCYLTAEEKRQAREAAPK, from the coding sequence ATGGGAAGAATCATCATTGCTGTCACTCTGACCATAGTGCTCGCTGGATGCGGCCATATATTCGACACCATGCCCCCGGTCAAAGGTGAAGGCGACTACGGCTATGGAGTGCCGGAAGAACTCGAACCACTGCTGGCCCGCCGAGACGCCGAAGAAGTACTCGCCGACCGCGACCGGATGACCACAGAGGTCACCACCGAACTATCTCGAATCGTGCCCGGAGGAAATTGGCTGCGTGATAGCGAAGGGACCAGAACGCCCTGCGGCGAGTTCGGCTCCACCGACGGCAAAATTGACTTCGGTCCGCATTACTTTTCACAGATCCCGGTTCCGGCATCGCTGTGGCCCAGCGCCTCGCAAGCCGTCGTCGACATCGCCGCCAAGTACGGCTACACCGACGTGACGAGCCGGACCGAGAACGCCACTGACGAAGTGCACAAGAACCTCACCATCCGGGACGCAGACGGCGGTCGGCTCGCGTTCGGTTCCCTGGAGGCCTCAACCCTCCAAGTCACCACCGGCTGCTACCTCACCGCGGAAGAGAAGCGGCAAGCCCGCGAGGCCGCGCCGAAGTGA
- a CDS encoding LppA family lipoprotein — MFDTMAPVKGEGDYGYGVPEELEPLLARRDAEEVLADRDRMIAESSTELTRIVPGSQWQPHRSEDSVHCGDFGSTNGQRYFSRHYTSDVPVHAALWNQASQAVIDIAARYGYTDVTSRTENATNDQATDMTIRDADGGRVAFGSMAAASFQVTTGCYLTAEEKRQAREAAPK, encoded by the coding sequence ATGTTTGACACCATGGCCCCGGTCAAAGGTGAAGGCGACTACGGCTATGGAGTGCCAGAAGAACTCGAACCACTGCTGGCCCGCCGCGATGCCGAAGAAGTCCTCGCCGACCGCGACCGCATGATCGCAGAGAGCTCCACGGAGCTCACTCGAATCGTGCCGGGGTCGCAATGGCAGCCGCATCGCAGCGAGGATTCGGTGCACTGTGGCGACTTCGGATCCACAAACGGGCAGCGCTACTTCAGCCGGCATTACACCTCGGATGTTCCTGTGCATGCTGCGCTCTGGAATCAAGCCTCCCAGGCGGTCATCGACATCGCCGCCCGGTATGGCTACACGGACGTCACCAGTCGTACCGAAAACGCAACCAACGACCAAGCAACAGACATGACCATCAGAGACGCCGATGGTGGACGTGTCGCATTCGGCTCCATGGCCGCCGCATCGTTCCAAGTCACCACCGGCTGCTATCTCACCGCGGAAGAGAAGCGGCAAGCCCGCGAGGCCGCGCCAAAGTAG
- the lysA gene encoding diaminopimelate decarboxylase, whose translation MTLLDILPSLRATTRPRLDPAIWPLTTGVDEQGRITVGRMALTDIADEYRTPAYVLDETDFRTRARRYRAALGQAEVVYAGKSLLTTAVARWAAEEGLGVDVCSAAELATALAGGVDPKRIVLHGNAKSCDELRDAIDVGVGRIVIDSPMEIIYLAGLARRPQPVLIRVTPDIDIHGHRAVTTGVTDQKFGFALADRRAARAAARILATPNLDLVGLHCHIGSQITDPAPYGEAVRRLIGAMADIRAEHGLVLTELNIGGGHGIPHVRGDATLDTGELATVVDDALTAACAAERFPRPRLVVEPGRAISARAGVTLYRVCGVKSQPGGRTFVAVDGGMSDNPRVALYGAKYTVALANRHSLGPTMVTTVVGRHCESGDEIVRDVELPADIHAGDLLAVACTGAYQHSMASTYNMVGRPPLIAVRDGAARVLVRRETTADLLSRDLG comes from the coding sequence ATGACCCTGCTGGACATCCTGCCGTCACTGCGCGCCACCACCCGACCGCGACTCGATCCGGCCATCTGGCCGCTGACCACCGGGGTCGACGAACAGGGCCGGATCACCGTCGGACGGATGGCGCTGACCGACATCGCCGACGAGTACCGCACCCCGGCCTACGTGCTGGACGAGACCGACTTCCGGACCCGGGCCCGGCGCTACCGGGCCGCCCTCGGCCAAGCCGAGGTGGTGTACGCCGGCAAGTCGCTGTTGACGACGGCGGTAGCCCGATGGGCGGCCGAAGAGGGGCTCGGGGTGGACGTCTGCTCGGCGGCCGAGCTGGCGACGGCATTGGCCGGCGGGGTCGACCCCAAGCGAATCGTGCTGCACGGCAACGCCAAGTCATGTGACGAGTTGCGCGATGCGATCGACGTCGGGGTGGGCCGGATCGTGATCGACTCTCCGATGGAGATCATCTATCTGGCCGGCCTGGCCCGCCGGCCGCAGCCGGTGCTGATCCGTGTCACCCCCGACATCGACATCCACGGGCACCGCGCCGTCACCACCGGAGTGACGGACCAGAAGTTCGGCTTCGCGCTCGCCGACCGGCGGGCGGCCCGGGCCGCCGCCCGAATCCTGGCCACCCCCAACCTCGATCTGGTCGGCCTGCACTGCCATATCGGTTCGCAGATCACCGATCCCGCGCCCTACGGTGAGGCGGTACGGCGGCTGATCGGCGCGATGGCCGACATCCGGGCCGAACACGGCCTGGTACTGACCGAGCTCAACATCGGTGGTGGCCATGGCATTCCACACGTCCGTGGCGACGCGACCCTCGACACCGGCGAGCTGGCCACCGTCGTCGACGATGCCCTGACAGCCGCCTGCGCCGCCGAACGATTCCCGCGGCCGCGTCTGGTCGTCGAGCCCGGGCGCGCCATCAGCGCCCGGGCGGGGGTCACGCTGTACCGGGTGTGCGGGGTGAAGTCGCAGCCCGGCGGGCGGACCTTCGTGGCGGTGGACGGCGGCATGAGCGACAACCCGAGGGTCGCCCTCTACGGCGCGAAATACACTGTGGCCCTGGCTAATCGGCATTCGCTCGGGCCGACCATGGTGACGACGGTGGTGGGTCGGCACTGCGAGTCCGGCGACGAGATCGTGCGTGACGTCGAACTGCCCGCCGACATCCATGCCGGCGACCTGCTGGCCGTGGCCTGCACCGGCGCCTATCAGCACAGCATGGCCTCGACCTACAACATGGTCGGCCGACCCCCGCTGATCGCGGTGCGCGACGGTGCCGCGCGGGTGCTGGTGCGCCGAGAGACGACGGCCGACCTGCTCTCGCGAGATCTGGGCTGA
- a CDS encoding metalloregulator ArsR/SmtB family transcription factor, giving the protein MHESASPVQVFAALADDSRWQVLVALGHRPASASALADELPISRQAIAKHLKVLTDVGLVAATRVGREIRYEAVGARLSEVARRLDGIAAGWERRLARIKDAAERDG; this is encoded by the coding sequence ATGCATGAGAGTGCCTCGCCGGTGCAGGTTTTCGCGGCGCTCGCCGACGACAGCCGGTGGCAGGTGCTCGTCGCACTCGGGCATCGGCCGGCGTCCGCGTCGGCACTGGCCGACGAACTCCCGATCAGCCGCCAGGCCATCGCCAAGCACCTGAAAGTGCTCACCGATGTCGGCCTGGTGGCAGCCACCCGGGTGGGGCGTGAGATCAGATACGAGGCGGTGGGGGCCCGGCTCAGCGAGGTGGCGCGGCGGCTCGACGGGATCGCGGCTGGATGGGAACGCCGACTGGCCAGGATCAAGGACGCCGCTGAGCGGGACGGGTGA
- a CDS encoding SRPBCC domain-containing protein: MTTDYDRIEREIAIDAPAQRVWDLVSEPGWYINEERITEHRIDRDGDVAIVTDPTHGKFALRTVTLDEPRYAAFRWHIDADDLESSSTLVEFWITPAPSGVVLRVVESGFASLDEPEADRRSRFDDHSGGWPLELGLAQKYLVGAAADA; this comes from the coding sequence ATGACCACCGACTACGACCGCATCGAGCGCGAGATCGCCATCGACGCACCGGCGCAACGCGTCTGGGACCTGGTGAGCGAACCCGGTTGGTACATCAACGAAGAGCGGATCACCGAGCATCGCATCGATCGTGACGGCGACGTCGCCATCGTCACCGATCCGACACACGGAAAGTTCGCCTTGCGCACCGTGACACTCGATGAGCCGCGCTATGCGGCCTTCCGGTGGCACATCGACGCCGACGACCTCGAGAGCTCGTCCACCCTCGTCGAATTCTGGATCACTCCAGCGCCGTCCGGAGTTGTGCTGCGCGTCGTCGAGAGTGGGTTCGCCTCGCTGGACGAGCCCGAGGCCGATCGCCGCTCCCGGTTCGACGACCACAGCGGCGGCTGGCCCCTCGAGCTCGGCCTCGCCCAGAAATATCTGGTGGGAGCCGCCGCCGATGCATGA
- a CDS encoding C2 family cysteine protease, with product MTRLDAEIAAQQAALDRLGEKWKGTASDAAQAHAKAMLTRQISLKNQLAKTQAALSSAGTNLTALRTEILNMVKQAISVGGLVAGDGTVTPSPFSSLLTPQVAKKYTDILHGLLTQFDRIDQATAAEIQANSGEAGTGAASQAGIGGEDSPYKWTDKDLYRGNPSSADIGQNALGDCYLVAAMGALADADPERIKNKISFNPETGEFDVTLWDGNEWRHVPVTQADIDANMAAQGGSGLDTDDPTQINHQGALWPAVIESAYGKLKAPGQNLLPGIGQGGQTSAAMEALTGNRGTSIDPSHEWYRTLNIDQQISQALQTHQPVVLSTPGNPGGTGLVGNHAYTVIGITGTGSEAQVTVRNPWDVDDKVKTVRLGDLVGSGWSGATGDGPVGNVNIGQL from the coding sequence ATGACGCGTCTCGACGCGGAGATCGCCGCGCAACAAGCCGCACTGGACCGCCTTGGCGAGAAATGGAAAGGCACAGCCTCCGACGCGGCGCAGGCACACGCCAAGGCGATGCTCACCCGCCAGATCAGCCTGAAGAATCAGCTTGCCAAGACACAGGCCGCTCTGAGCTCGGCGGGGACGAACCTGACTGCTCTGCGAACCGAGATTCTAAATATGGTGAAGCAGGCGATCTCGGTCGGCGGCCTGGTCGCAGGAGATGGCACCGTTACTCCCTCGCCCTTCAGCAGCCTCCTCACTCCGCAGGTCGCCAAGAAATACACCGACATCCTGCACGGCCTTTTGACTCAGTTCGATCGAATAGATCAGGCCACTGCCGCCGAAATACAGGCCAATAGCGGCGAAGCCGGTACGGGAGCAGCATCGCAAGCGGGAATCGGAGGCGAGGATTCGCCGTACAAGTGGACCGACAAGGACCTCTACCGAGGCAACCCCTCATCGGCCGACATCGGTCAAAACGCACTGGGCGACTGCTATCTGGTCGCCGCCATGGGGGCGCTCGCCGACGCAGACCCCGAACGCATCAAGAACAAGATCAGCTTCAACCCGGAGACCGGCGAGTTCGACGTCACTTTGTGGGACGGCAACGAATGGCGGCATGTACCGGTAACCCAGGCCGACATCGACGCGAATATGGCCGCCCAAGGCGGCAGCGGTCTGGACACGGATGACCCAACACAGATCAACCACCAAGGTGCGTTGTGGCCGGCCGTGATCGAGAGCGCCTACGGCAAGCTCAAGGCACCCGGTCAGAATCTCCTACCCGGCATCGGACAGGGCGGACAGACCAGTGCGGCGATGGAAGCGCTGACCGGAAATCGCGGCACTTCGATAGATCCCTCACACGAGTGGTACCGGACCCTCAACATCGATCAACAGATCTCACAGGCACTACAGACCCACCAGCCGGTCGTGTTATCCACGCCAGGCAATCCGGGCGGCACCGGCCTGGTGGGCAACCACGCCTACACCGTGATCGGCATAACTGGCACCGGAAGCGAAGCACAGGTGACCGTCCGCAACCCGTGGGACGTCGACGATAAGGTCAAGACCGTTCGGCTGGGTGATCTCGTGGGATCGGGGTGGTCAGGCGCCACCGGCGACGGACCCGTTGGCAACGTCAACATCGGGCAGCTATAG